In Brachionichthys hirsutus isolate HB-005 chromosome 20, CSIRO-AGI_Bhir_v1, whole genome shotgun sequence, the genomic stretch CTCAGGTCAATTTAAGCACTTCTAGCCATTACAAACAACAACGCGGAACAGCGGCGGGACGCTCCTCCACACCTTGGTTCCGGGTGCGCTCTTGCTTGGCTGGCTGGAATGAGGAGCTTTCACAGCCTTCGAGTCGGCCGGCGTGGCCGAGATGTCCTGATCCGCCGAGCTGGGGGTCAAGCTGAATTCCAactggctctgggggggggggggggggggggggggacgacgacttGTTATAGGCATTCCCTTTCCTTTAGACAATACGGTTCATTACTGCAAAACCATTCGTTTATAAATATATACGTGGGGCCCGCTAGTATTTATTTGCAGTCACACCTGTGTGAGAGCTAATATACTTTTTACCTTGGTTTCCCACGAGAAGGGCGCAGAGTGCTCGTCTTGCCAGGTAATATCCTAAAAGCAGAAGCACAAAGCatagtgacaaaaaaaacacacgatcAGGACTTGCTGCAGAGTCTGTGGAGGACGTCAACGCCGCAGGATTCCACTGAGGTTTAGACCGGCCTCCACTACATGCACACCCACATGCACACCCACATGCACACCCACATGCACACCAACATGCACGCCCAGCATTCCAAGCTTGCTATCTCGAAGTTTCTCGTGCTtggaattcttttttatttattttctggcaAAGGTACAGGCCCTATttagcctgttttttttttctttgtgccaTCTAAAATAAATAGTGGTTAGTTTAACCAGGAAGTGGCCATTTGGGAAAAGTTTTAGTGGTTaattaggtttaaaaaaaaaaaaaaaaaaaatacatcagacTTGTCACAACAAAAAGTATGTCGTGTATTAATATAAACGTGCGCTACATAAAGATGCGCAGTTCGTTTTAAGTGGAGAAAATGTGGAATTCATTGGGTTTCTGTTTATGCGTCACGTAGCCGATGACGTACTTCAAAGGCTAAAGTGGCGAATTAGCAAACGCACCGACGCAGGCTTTTCTGAACAATTAGACCGTCTCAAAGCGGTTCCGGTACCTCTTCTCCGAAGTGCACTATTTTCTGCCCCGTCTCAATGAGCAGCTTCGGGTAACAGACCACTTCTTCACGGTCAACTCTGTGCATCGCGTATCGGGCTCGGATATGAGGATCCATCATCCCGTTGTCGATGGCGCTGTCTTGTTCTTGCGGTGACATTTTCTCCCAGGTCGAGCCGTGCTTGGCTTTGATGTTCTCCCTCTCCTGCATTATCTTCCTCGCCATGGAGTTGATGGAGGAGAAGTATTCTAACTTCTTCTCTTCCATCCTATGCGCGTCGGGCCCCGCCATTGTTGCGGCGGCCATCTTTGGATACTGCcagctgtttttatattttgaggGGAAAAGGAAACGGTGTGGGCGGGGATGGGCGGGACCTGTCAAAATCACGTGACGAACAACGGGGTATGACGTGTTCTtaccgccatctagtggtcgCCAGAAGTAAAACGGAACTTGGGTTGTTGCGGGTCCGGGACCGAGGCGCGTTTTTTGACGCCTCATTGCTTTTCGCGCAGTCATATCATATTGTAGTTGATTGAAAGTTCAAAGGAGTTTGAGTTgtttgaatactttttttttatttttaattaataaaacacatGCATCTGATCTCAtcatctgtctttttttaatgtttacaATCAGTTACAAATATAAGGTCAGAAAACACTCAActtattaaaatacaaaatatgaaaaataagaaTATGATGATTTCTTATTGAAGTATTTACAGTTCTCAAGTGATGCCTGTAAATGTAAGCATACAGCTGaatctgaaaaacaaaacaaaaacaaagtagCACAAACAGTCTCCTAAAAAAACCTTGTTGAACATTTTAAACCAATAAACGCTTATTTGCTTTGCATAATGACTTTCAGCCTACAAACAGAGATAGACTAAGACTCTGCAGTCAGGTCTGTCTGACATTCAGGCCAGTTGtcagacacaacaacaacagaggtTAGAAATTATAAGAACATCTGCGTCACTGTCAGGAGACATAAAACCCAAAGTAACTGACTTGTATGCTGTTAATTAAGTTATCAACTCCCAGTGACTAATCATGAATACGCCTCCAATTATGCCCAATTTTTAAACATCACGTAAATAAATAACCCATAGTGCAGTTTTACACACGCAAGCCATGATCTCTCGCAGATTGTGCCCACGTTAGTCACATCTTTATCTGCTCTCCTGCCCTCCCTTTGTGGCTGGTGACATTTATCACATTGGGGGCTAAATGGCAACTCTTTCAGGCTGTGCTGTGACCGGAATCACGGAGAGCAAGCTTCTCGTTTCCCACCAGACCGTCCCCAGTGAAACGCGGGTGAATGGCGAGAGCCGTAGACGACACCGTTTTAGATTTCCGTCTGGATGAGCGCATGCACACCAAATGGAAAATCTCCAGGACGTTTAGGAAAAGAGAGACGCAGGACACTACGagcatgaagatgatgaagatggtctTCTCTGTGGGCCGAGACATGAAGCACTCTACGGTGAAGGGACAAGGGGCTCGGGAGCAGACCACTTTCGGGATCATAATGAACCCATAGAGGTAATACTGCCCCAGAATGAAGGCGAGCTCCAGAACGATTCTGACAAGTATGGAGGTCATGTAGGTCCCCAGCAGGTTGCCTTTAATTTGGACGTGACCTTTTTCATCAGAGTATTTGGGAACTTTGACAATGTCGCTCCTAGAGTGGGTCAGCAAGTACGCCCTCATCTTATTCTCCTTGTGGATGACGTGGAAAACATGACCCAGGTAGATCAGCGTCGGGGTGGAGACGAAGATAATCTGGAGGACCCAGAAGCGAATGTGCGAAATCGGGAAGGCATAGTCATAGCAGACGTTCTTGCAACCAGGCTGTTTGGTGTTGCAGATCATGGCGGACTGCTCATCACCCCACACCTGCAACGTTGAGAGGAGAAGTTCATATCACGTATCATATATATGTGTGgagccccgcgatgcgctggcgacgcatccggggtgtaccccgcctctcgcccatagcgagctgggagAGGCTTCAGTAACTCaagtgacccgcaaagcagaaaaaggaacaaatgaatATATATGTGGACGGTGCCATGCTATTTATAGAAACTACAGTGGAACCTCAAACAGAATTTGTTCCGTAATattgtttgaaaaccgaaactatatttcccataagaaataatgtaaataaactagatgaatccgttcctacgcagcagataaatttccatttacatgcctaTAGTTGTATTAAagtgtaactacgtgtatccaaacaacagataacacataaaagtgtaaatagtatgaaaaaGAATAGCATTGATCGTCCAGCATCCATCAATGGAGGCTCATTAAAGAATTGGGTGGAGTTGTGCGCATATTAGAGTTTCGTGTTTAACctttatattttcaagagggaAAAAAGAGGTGCTTTTTTCCAACCTTATAAACTTTTAATGGTTAATTCTGAGACTCACACCAGTTAAATA encodes the following:
- the LOC137909711 gene encoding gap junction Cx32.2 protein-like, coding for MGEWGFLSSLLDKVQSHSSVIGKVWLSVLFIFRIMILGAGADKVWGDEQSAMICNTKQPGCKNVCYDYAFPISHIRFWVLQIIFVSTPTLIYLGHVFHVIHKENKMRAYLLTHSRSDIVKVPKYSDEKGHVQIKGNLLGTYMTSILVRIVLELAFILGQYYLYGFIMIPKVVCSRAPCPFTVECFMSRPTEKTIFIIFMLVVSCVSLFLNVLEIFHLVCMRSSRRKSKTVSSTALAIHPRFTGDGLVGNEKLALRDSGHSTA